In a single window of the Anaerocolumna cellulosilytica genome:
- the bglX gene encoding beta-glucosidase BglX — MEKEKLLELLSDMSLEEKIDQLLQVCSYYYEKEGVLTGPENQAGFKEEEIKNAGSVLGGGGAALLRKIQENYMKTQPHKIPLLFMADIINGFRTIFPIPLAQGATFNPELVELAASISARESAAAGLHLTFSPMVDLVRDARWGRVMESTGEDPYLNSCFAKAMVEGYQGTGELKEKGKIASCLKHFAGYGAPMGGRDYNTVELSERTLREEYLPAYKAAVDAGSAAAMTSFNTLDRIPSTGNKKLLRQILREEMSFDGVLISDWAAIEELINHGVAQDKEEAARLAIEAGVDIDMMTTCYCGNLKKLVEENKIEVSLLDESVLRILELKNKLGLFENPYKDASEAEEKELFLCEKHRKTARELAIESMVLLKNDGILPLSENDKKIAFIGPHVDNKWISGVWSIFAKINENVTLEEGIKNLNLRNVTFAKGCGFIDADSGIKEYHDKQNFEEDSRQAEALLLEALKQAKAADVVVMPLGEIAIQSGEASSRASIDLPKVQMDLFEKIYKVNPNIVVVLFNGRPLTIKALADKARAVLEVWLPGSEGGNAITDVLFGRANPSGKLSMSFPYSVGQVPVYYSEFHTGRPFVDNLKDVKYLSKYLDIPNAPLYPFGYGLSYTSFSISSISLSQKELTKEGNLTASVVVKNIGNYTGKEVVQLYLQDKKASVARPVRQLKGFEKIQLKPGEEKTVTFSITEDMLRFYNINMDFVSEIGDFSIYIGNDSQTQNREDFIYIG, encoded by the coding sequence ATGGAAAAAGAAAAGTTATTGGAATTACTAAGCGATATGTCTTTGGAAGAAAAAATAGATCAGCTTTTACAGGTATGTAGTTATTATTATGAAAAAGAGGGCGTGTTGACCGGACCGGAAAACCAGGCAGGCTTTAAGGAAGAAGAAATCAAGAATGCAGGCTCTGTCCTTGGAGGAGGCGGTGCCGCCCTTCTTCGAAAAATTCAGGAGAATTATATGAAAACCCAGCCTCACAAGATTCCCCTGTTATTTATGGCGGATATCATAAATGGATTCCGCACCATATTCCCTATTCCTTTGGCTCAAGGCGCAACCTTTAATCCTGAACTGGTGGAACTTGCGGCTTCTATCTCTGCAAGGGAATCAGCCGCAGCCGGGCTTCATCTGACCTTTTCCCCCATGGTGGACTTAGTAAGGGATGCCAGATGGGGTAGGGTTATGGAATCCACCGGAGAGGATCCCTACCTTAACAGTTGTTTTGCCAAAGCGATGGTAGAAGGATATCAGGGTACGGGAGAATTAAAGGAGAAGGGAAAAATAGCCTCCTGCTTAAAGCATTTTGCAGGCTATGGTGCCCCTATGGGGGGAAGGGACTACAATACGGTAGAATTGTCAGAACGTACTTTAAGAGAAGAGTATCTACCGGCGTATAAGGCAGCAGTGGATGCGGGTAGTGCTGCGGCTATGACTTCCTTTAATACCTTAGATCGTATCCCTTCCACGGGCAATAAGAAGCTATTAAGACAAATTTTACGGGAAGAAATGAGCTTTGACGGCGTCTTAATCTCTGACTGGGCTGCTATTGAGGAATTGATAAACCACGGAGTGGCACAAGATAAAGAAGAAGCTGCAAGACTTGCAATAGAAGCTGGTGTGGATATTGATATGATGACTACCTGCTATTGCGGTAACTTAAAGAAGCTGGTAGAAGAAAATAAAATAGAGGTCAGTTTACTTGATGAATCTGTTCTACGTATTCTGGAGTTAAAAAACAAATTAGGCTTATTTGAAAATCCCTATAAGGATGCTAGTGAAGCGGAAGAAAAGGAATTGTTTCTTTGTGAGAAGCACAGGAAGACAGCGAGAGAACTGGCAATTGAATCTATGGTACTTCTAAAAAATGATGGGATACTGCCTCTTTCTGAAAATGATAAAAAGATTGCTTTCATAGGACCTCATGTTGACAATAAATGGATTTCCGGGGTGTGGTCCATCTTTGCTAAAATTAACGAAAATGTAACGTTAGAGGAAGGTATTAAGAATCTAAACCTAAGGAATGTAACCTTTGCAAAAGGCTGTGGTTTTATTGATGCAGACAGTGGGATTAAGGAATATCATGACAAACAGAATTTTGAGGAAGACAGTCGTCAAGCAGAAGCTTTGCTGTTAGAGGCTCTTAAGCAGGCAAAGGCAGCGGATGTGGTAGTTATGCCCCTTGGAGAAATTGCGATCCAGTCTGGGGAAGCATCAAGTCGTGCAAGCATTGATTTACCTAAGGTGCAGATGGATCTATTTGAAAAAATCTATAAGGTAAACCCAAATATCGTGGTGGTTTTATTCAATGGAAGACCACTGACTATAAAAGCGCTTGCAGATAAAGCAAGAGCTGTATTAGAGGTTTGGCTGCCGGGTTCAGAAGGCGGTAATGCAATAACCGATGTTTTGTTTGGGCGTGCCAATCCATCCGGTAAATTGTCCATGAGTTTTCCTTACAGTGTAGGACAGGTGCCAGTGTATTATAGTGAATTTCATACCGGAAGGCCTTTTGTTGACAACCTTAAAGATGTAAAATACCTTTCCAAATATCTGGACATTCCCAATGCTCCTTTGTATCCTTTTGGCTATGGTTTATCTTATACAAGCTTTTCCATATCAAGTATCAGCTTAAGTCAGAAGGAATTAACCAAGGAAGGTAACCTTACAGCATCAGTTGTTGTGAAAAATATAGGAAACTATACTGGTAAAGAAGTGGTGCAGTTATATCTACAGGATAAGAAGGCTAGTGTGGCAAGACCTGTAAGACAATTAAAGGGCTTTGAAAAAATCCAGCTAAAACCCGGTGAAGAAAAAACCGTAACTTTTTCTATTACAGAAGATATGCTGAGATTTTATAATATTAATATGGATTTTGTAAGTGAAATAGGTGACTTTTCTATATATATAGGCAATGACAGCCAGACCCAAAACAGAGAAGATTTTATTTATATTGGATAA
- a CDS encoding acetylxylan esterase, producing the protein MKYMDDRIKEYEAYLPELTKREDFDSFWGKTLNLSKAAKLNAVLKEYPYPSPYVKVYELTYEGYDGTEIRGWYLLPSFLKKKQFPCLIHYHGFSGDRGRPHNFMHWVLMGMAVISVECRLQGGETGSNAVYEGGLFQNVNSLGVLNKDTYYYRTVYMDSLRAIDVAVSREEVDSSQIVLHGGSQGGALVMAVAALDDRPALAMADVPSNSNIEARIEGEHGSFACLAEYIRRYPERQERIYETISYFDTMNMADKINCPVLASVALKDMVCPAKCYYATYNRIKSYKEIKVYPFNGHDGCGNVHLEYKLDFLKRYHMDAGME; encoded by the coding sequence ATGAAATATATGGATGACAGGATAAAAGAATATGAAGCATACCTGCCGGAACTAACAAAAAGGGAAGATTTTGATTCTTTCTGGGGAAAGACTCTTAACTTGTCAAAAGCAGCAAAATTAAACGCTGTGTTAAAGGAATATCCATATCCGTCCCCTTATGTGAAAGTATATGAATTAACCTATGAAGGTTATGATGGAACAGAGATTAGAGGCTGGTATCTGCTTCCTTCTTTTCTTAAAAAGAAACAGTTCCCTTGCTTGATTCATTATCATGGTTTTTCGGGGGACAGGGGAAGACCTCACAATTTTATGCACTGGGTACTTATGGGCATGGCTGTGATTTCTGTAGAATGCAGGCTGCAAGGCGGTGAGACAGGAAGCAATGCCGTTTATGAGGGCGGTTTATTTCAAAATGTAAATTCATTGGGGGTTCTTAATAAGGACACATATTATTATCGGACGGTATACATGGACAGTTTAAGAGCCATAGATGTTGCGGTGTCCAGAGAAGAAGTGGATAGTTCGCAGATTGTATTGCATGGGGGAAGTCAGGGAGGAGCGTTGGTTATGGCGGTGGCTGCTTTGGATGACAGGCCTGCACTTGCCATGGCAGATGTACCCAGCAACAGTAATATAGAAGCAAGAATAGAAGGCGAGCATGGTTCCTTTGCATGTCTAGCAGAGTATATCCGCAGATATCCGGAACGGCAGGAAAGAATCTATGAAACAATTAGCTATTTTGATACCATGAATATGGCAGATAAAATCAATTGTCCTGTATTGGCTTCGGTAGCCCTAAAGGACATGGTATGTCCGGCTAAATGTTATTATGCAACCTATAACCGTATCAAATCATATAAAGAGATAAAAGTCTATCCCTTTAATGGTCATGATGGCTGTGGTAATGTACACCTGGAATATAAGCTGGACTTTTTAAAAAGATATCATATGGACGCTGGTATGGAATAA
- a CDS encoding LacI family DNA-binding transcriptional regulator yields the protein MSVTIKDVARLSGVGIATVSRVLNNSGITSNETKEKVMAAVRELNYVPNNNARSLKMGQSRTIALLAKSITNPFFQKMIHTIEQKVFMRGYHLEIRNVNYSEHEMSMAIKEVQDRNLNGIILMGGNFEYTNEDFKRLGVPCVLLTVSAGKDVDKELYSSVIIDDEAESFKATEYLIQLGHRRIGCIYSNQGEVTTPNKLRFRGYQKALEANGIAYDPVLVSAINVSESGYEFGFNMMKNLMVRNKDMTAVVTMADTMAIGAAKAAISAGLRIPEDISIIGFDGIEVAEYYNPSLDTICQPAEQMSLGAIDALFGMLQNEKTSHLVYGASLLKRGSCTSVK from the coding sequence ATGAGTGTAACTATTAAGGATGTCGCTAGATTGTCTGGAGTTGGAATTGCAACAGTTTCCAGGGTATTAAATAACAGCGGTATTACAAGCAATGAAACAAAAGAAAAAGTAATGGCTGCGGTGAGGGAACTTAATTATGTGCCCAATAATAATGCCAGAAGCCTCAAAATGGGACAGTCCAGGACAATAGCTCTATTAGCTAAGAGTATTACAAATCCATTTTTTCAAAAGATGATTCATACCATTGAACAAAAGGTTTTTATGCGTGGGTATCATCTGGAAATACGAAATGTAAATTATTCTGAACATGAGATGTCCATGGCTATTAAAGAAGTTCAGGACCGTAATTTAAATGGCATTATTCTTATGGGAGGAAATTTTGAATATACCAATGAAGATTTTAAGCGGTTGGGAGTCCCTTGTGTATTACTTACCGTATCCGCCGGAAAAGATGTGGATAAAGAATTATACTCTAGCGTAATTATAGATGACGAGGCAGAGAGTTTTAAAGCAACAGAGTACCTGATACAGCTAGGGCACAGAAGAATTGGCTGTATATACAGTAATCAGGGAGAAGTAACAACCCCGAATAAACTGCGTTTTAGGGGATATCAAAAAGCACTGGAAGCTAATGGTATCGCTTATGATCCGGTGTTGGTATCTGCCATCAACGTATCAGAGTCCGGCTATGAATTTGGTTTTAATATGATGAAGAATCTGATGGTTCGAAATAAAGATATGACAGCGGTAGTAACAATGGCAGACACTATGGCTATTGGTGCGGCGAAAGCAGCAATATCTGCTGGACTTCGTATACCGGAAGATATTTCAATCATAGGGTTTGACGGTATTGAGGTAGCAGAATATTATAATCCGTCCTTGGATACCATCTGTCAGCCTGCGGAGCAGATGTCTTTAGGTGCAATAGATGCGTTGTTTGGTATGCTGCAAAATGAAAAAACCAGTCATCTGGTATATGGTGCATCCCTTTTAAAAAGAGGCTCTTGTACCAGTGTGAAATAG
- a CDS encoding DUF3502 domain-containing protein has translation MKKLIAAFVVTVMSISLLAGCGNKAPQTTTEEGGTTTGNEASVGTEKEVNLIMYLYGGEGVANKAILEALNEKLKASINATLEIKYIDWGDIATKYPLLWASGEAFDMAYVASNSTVPYATLAKQDALADITDLLDTYAPTLKKELDSGAWDSMKVNGKIYGIPSTYSEYTAYGFISRSDLMEKYNVTTISSIADMEAYMDAAVQDGMTPLNGSVNLAMDLYRMFVATTKGYIDAPGVPTSEMYLVGDKDSPYEVLHPAFTEDYEAFAVKMREWADKGYWAKDVLSASQDDKDNFYNGLSAGYISHQPDWTGNYGTQLEKLPGVDSEFYTFAEAGNKIVKKMGVENATAINKDSKNVERSLMLIEKLMTDEECYNLFQYGILGKQYEVVDGKITKPEGFNAEVDGGGFSGWALRTDKLNIPAVTEDSRRYELNEKWATVAIDNPYVGFSFDSSKVTAELSAIANVDSQLGTQILLGKTSQDPKEAVEEYRKQLQAAGIDAIITEVNTQLKEFKAQ, from the coding sequence ATGAAAAAATTAATTGCAGCATTCGTAGTAACGGTCATGTCTATAAGCTTGCTGGCTGGATGCGGGAATAAAGCCCCGCAGACTACTACAGAGGAAGGAGGCACTACCACTGGTAACGAAGCCTCAGTCGGAACGGAAAAAGAAGTAAATCTTATTATGTACTTATATGGAGGCGAGGGAGTAGCCAACAAAGCTATTCTGGAGGCTTTGAATGAAAAATTAAAAGCAAGTATCAATGCAACATTAGAAATCAAATATATTGACTGGGGCGATATTGCCACCAAATACCCGTTACTATGGGCATCGGGAGAAGCTTTTGATATGGCTTATGTAGCATCTAATTCAACAGTACCATATGCAACATTGGCAAAGCAGGATGCCTTGGCAGATATTACGGATTTGCTGGATACGTATGCACCAACCTTAAAGAAAGAATTGGATTCGGGTGCATGGGACAGTATGAAAGTAAATGGAAAGATTTATGGTATACCAAGTACTTATAGTGAATACACCGCGTACGGTTTTATATCCCGTTCGGACCTGATGGAGAAATATAATGTAACAACCATATCCTCCATTGCTGATATGGAAGCTTACATGGACGCAGCAGTACAAGACGGCATGACACCTTTAAACGGAAGTGTTAATCTGGCAATGGACTTATACCGGATGTTTGTGGCCACCACAAAAGGATATATAGATGCTCCCGGCGTTCCTACTTCTGAAATGTATCTGGTAGGCGATAAAGATTCCCCTTATGAAGTTCTTCATCCGGCATTTACAGAAGACTATGAAGCGTTTGCTGTAAAAATGCGTGAATGGGCAGATAAGGGCTATTGGGCAAAGGATGTATTATCCGCTTCGCAGGATGATAAGGATAATTTTTATAACGGACTCTCCGCAGGTTATATCAGTCATCAGCCGGATTGGACAGGAAATTACGGTACCCAGCTAGAAAAGTTACCGGGGGTTGATTCAGAATTCTATACTTTTGCAGAAGCAGGAAACAAAATCGTTAAGAAGATGGGTGTGGAAAATGCAACAGCAATTAATAAAGATTCCAAAAACGTTGAAAGATCCCTTATGTTAATTGAAAAATTAATGACAGATGAAGAGTGCTATAATTTATTCCAATATGGCATACTAGGAAAGCAATATGAAGTCGTAGACGGAAAGATTACAAAACCGGAAGGCTTTAATGCAGAGGTGGATGGAGGCGGATTCTCCGGTTGGGCACTTCGTACAGACAAATTAAACATTCCTGCTGTTACGGAAGACTCAAGACGTTATGAATTAAATGAAAAATGGGCAACTGTGGCTATTGACAATCCTTATGTAGGATTTAGCTTTGACTCTTCAAAAGTAACCGCAGAACTGTCTGCTATTGCAAATGTAGATTCTCAGCTGGGCACACAAATACTCTTAGGCAAGACTTCGCAAGATCCAAAAGAAGCAGTGGAAGAATACAGAAAACAGTTACAGGCTGCCGGTATTGATGCTATAATTACAGAAGTGAATACACAGCTTAAGGAATTTAAAGCACAATAA
- a CDS encoding carbohydrate ABC transporter permease produces MAAEKNVARIKVKKIMGREEKVMKAFFYIIITAFALICLFPFLLMITSSFMNEKEIITEGYKLFPKEINFSAYKFLFNNSKNLISSYGVTITIAVVGTLLGLFFMSMAGYVLCRKDFKYRNQIAFFIYFTTLFSGGLIPSYILMVNGLGLKDSIWSMILPGLMSPWSIFLMRNFMKAIPDSLYESGAIDGAGDFYIYWKVFVPLAKPSLATIGLFLTLGYWNEWYNAMLYIQSSKKYPLQYFLQRIVTQANVQLLIQQGITVSTADLPSESIKMATAVVAIGPIILVYPFVQKYFVSGLTVGAVKG; encoded by the coding sequence ATGGCAGCAGAAAAAAATGTTGCAAGGATAAAAGTTAAGAAAATTATGGGAAGAGAAGAAAAAGTTATGAAGGCTTTCTTCTATATTATTATCACAGCATTCGCCCTGATTTGTTTATTTCCCTTTCTATTAATGATAACATCGTCCTTTATGAATGAAAAAGAAATCATCACCGAAGGATATAAGTTGTTTCCGAAAGAGATAAATTTTAGTGCATACAAGTTTTTGTTTAATAATTCTAAAAATCTTATCTCCTCTTATGGCGTGACAATTACTATTGCAGTGGTGGGTACTTTACTTGGCTTGTTTTTTATGTCAATGGCAGGTTATGTATTGTGCAGAAAAGATTTTAAATACAGGAATCAAATAGCCTTTTTTATCTATTTTACAACACTTTTTAGCGGGGGATTGATTCCAAGTTACATTCTTATGGTGAATGGATTAGGGTTAAAGGACAGTATCTGGTCGATGATACTGCCGGGTCTTATGAGTCCCTGGTCTATCTTTCTTATGAGGAATTTTATGAAGGCCATACCGGATTCCCTTTATGAATCAGGAGCTATAGACGGTGCGGGAGATTTTTATATTTACTGGAAAGTATTCGTGCCATTAGCCAAGCCTTCTCTTGCAACCATTGGATTGTTTTTAACCTTGGGTTACTGGAATGAGTGGTATAATGCCATGCTTTATATCCAATCTTCTAAAAAATATCCGTTACAGTATTTTTTGCAAAGAATTGTAACACAGGCAAATGTTCAGCTTTTAATTCAGCAGGGAATAACAGTGAGTACAGCGGACTTACCTTCCGAGTCGATTAAGATGGCAACCGCTGTAGTAGCCATCGGGCCTATTATACTAGTTTATCCGTTTGTGCAAAAGTATTTTGTAAGCGGCTTAACGGTAGGAGCTGTTAAAGGTTGA
- a CDS encoding ABC transporter permease, with protein MEKVRFHLKSFFRECKRKKVLFLMISPVLLYFIIFAYIPMPGAYIAFVDYNIGKGIFGSNFVGLKNFEFLARTGDLWRITKNTLLYNMAFLAFTNLFQVAFAIMISEISSKWFKKISQSVILLPYFISMVIVGFFAYNFFNYDHGFVNTILTSLGFEKHDFYSDQGIWKYIIVFFKIWASTGYGMIIYLAAITGISTDIYEAAALDGASPIQKISRIIIPLLKPTIILLFLFGLGGILKGSFDLFFNLIGNNSVLFKQTDIIDTFVFRSLVGSFNFSQGAAVGFYQSIFGLILVLTVNAIVKKIEPDSALF; from the coding sequence ATGGAAAAAGTGAGGTTCCATCTTAAAAGTTTCTTTCGCGAATGCAAACGTAAAAAGGTCTTATTCTTAATGATATCACCGGTATTGCTGTATTTTATAATTTTCGCATACATACCCATGCCAGGTGCTTACATTGCTTTTGTGGATTACAACATTGGAAAAGGGATATTTGGCAGTAACTTTGTGGGACTAAAAAACTTTGAGTTTCTTGCCAGAACGGGAGACCTGTGGCGAATCACAAAGAACACCCTGTTGTACAATATGGCGTTTCTGGCATTTACAAATCTGTTTCAGGTAGCCTTTGCTATTATGATTTCGGAAATCAGCAGCAAATGGTTTAAAAAGATATCTCAGTCTGTTATATTATTGCCTTATTTTATATCTATGGTAATCGTCGGGTTTTTTGCTTACAACTTTTTTAATTATGACCATGGTTTTGTCAATACAATCTTAACAAGTCTTGGCTTTGAGAAACATGATTTTTATTCAGATCAGGGCATATGGAAATACATTATCGTATTTTTTAAGATTTGGGCAAGTACCGGTTATGGAATGATTATATATCTTGCAGCTATTACAGGTATCAGTACCGATATATACGAAGCCGCAGCTTTGGACGGAGCATCGCCAATACAAAAAATCAGCCGCATTATAATACCGTTGTTAAAGCCAACTATTATTCTTTTATTTTTATTCGGACTTGGGGGAATATTAAAAGGTTCTTTTGATTTGTTTTTTAACTTAATAGGGAACAATTCTGTTTTATTTAAACAGACAGATATTATCGATACCTTTGTATTCAGAAGCCTTGTGGGGTCGTTTAACTTCTCTCAGGGTGCAGCAGTTGGTTTCTATCAATCCATATTCGGACTGATTCTGGTATTAACGGTTAATGCAATTGTGAAAAAGATTGAGCCGGACAGTGCGTTGTTCTAA